One Rhinoderma darwinii isolate aRhiDar2 chromosome 6, aRhiDar2.hap1, whole genome shotgun sequence DNA window includes the following coding sequences:
- the ATP5MF gene encoding ATP synthase F(0) complex subunit f, mitochondrial, which yields MADKIVPLVEKRLLDVKLGQLPNWLATCNFTPNGIFSSLRRGHDRYYNKYVNVKKGGIGGVAMVLTAYIVLSYTWEYDHIKHDRWRKYH from the exons ATGGCGGACAAGATAG ttcccTTGGTGGAGAAACGACTCCTGGATGTTAAACTTGGACAGCTGCCGAACTGGCTCGCCACTTGCAACTTCACTCCAAATGGAATTTTTTCTTCCCTTCGCAGAG GTCACGATCGATATTATAACAAATACGTCAATGTGAAGAAAGGAGGAATTGGAGGCGTTGCCATGGTGCTTACTGCTTATATAGTATTGAGCTACACCTGGGAATATGATCACATCA AGCATGATCGTTGGAGAAAGTACCACTGA